Proteins from one Pontibacter korlensis genomic window:
- a CDS encoding isoaspartyl peptidase/L-asparaginase family protein, producing the protein MRKSLYFLLLFLLAGFMSLAQGKPDYSKITLVIHGGAGTITRQNMTPEKEKAYREKLNEALQVGYDVLKKGGTSMDAVEATIHVMENSPLFNAGKGAVFTNEGKNELDAAVMDGKTLMAGSVASVTTIKNPITAARAVMEKSEHVMMIGSGAEQFAKVQGIELVDPSYFHTETRYEQLQKIKDKEKTQLDHDGGTSSNENIFTEGNKFGTVGCVALDAYGNLAAGTSTGGMTNKRYGRVGDAPIIGAGTYADNNTCAVSATGHGEYFIRSVVAHDIAALMEYKGYSVKKAADEVVMKKLVERGGEGGVIALDKNGNIAMPFNSAGMYRGYIKKGKAEVSIYKD; encoded by the coding sequence ATGAGAAAGAGTTTATATTTTTTACTCCTGTTTCTGTTGGCTGGCTTTATGAGCCTGGCCCAGGGCAAACCCGACTACAGTAAAATTACCTTGGTGATACACGGCGGTGCCGGTACCATTACCCGCCAGAACATGACGCCGGAAAAAGAAAAAGCTTACCGCGAAAAGCTGAATGAGGCACTGCAGGTAGGATACGATGTGCTCAAAAAAGGAGGCACCAGTATGGATGCGGTAGAGGCAACCATCCATGTAATGGAGAATTCCCCGCTGTTTAATGCTGGTAAGGGAGCAGTGTTTACAAACGAAGGTAAGAACGAGCTGGATGCCGCTGTGATGGACGGTAAAACCTTGATGGCTGGCTCTGTGGCAAGTGTAACTACTATCAAGAACCCTATCACGGCTGCCCGTGCGGTTATGGAGAAGTCGGAGCACGTAATGATGATTGGCAGTGGCGCTGAACAATTTGCCAAAGTGCAGGGTATCGAGTTGGTGGATCCTTCCTACTTCCATACCGAAACGCGCTACGAACAACTACAAAAGATTAAAGACAAAGAAAAAACGCAGCTCGACCACGACGGAGGCACTAGCAGCAACGAGAACATCTTTACAGAGGGCAACAAGTTTGGCACAGTAGGCTGTGTAGCGCTGGATGCCTATGGTAACCTGGCTGCCGGTACTTCTACAGGCGGTATGACCAACAAGCGCTACGGCCGTGTGGGTGATGCTCCAATTATTGGTGCCGGTACCTATGCAGATAACAACACCTGTGCGGTATCTGCTACTGGCCACGGAGAGTACTTTATCCGTTCGGTTGTAGCACACGATATTGCTGCCCTGATGGAGTACAAAGGCTACTCTGTAAAGAAAGCTGCCGATGAGGTGGTGATGAAGAAGCTGGTTGAGCGTGGAGGCGAAGGCGGTGTGATTGCACTGGATAAAAATGGCAATATCGCTATGCCATTCAACTCAGCAGGTATGTACCGTGGCTACATCAAGAAAGGAAAAGCTGAAGTATCTATTTATAAGGATTAA
- a CDS encoding MFS transporter: protein MASVGKLSGMFRALSSRNYRLFFVGQGISLIGTWMQQIALSWLVYRLTDSVFLLGAVTFSSQIPSFLLGPFAGVLADKFNRHKVLLITQALSMLQASTLAALVLTGNIEIWHVLALSAFLGTINGFDIATRQAFVVEMVERREDLSNAIALNSSLFNMARLVGPTIAGLLIAAVGEGLCILINAVSYIAVLASLLLMRLKPFERVQQERKVWQSLKDGFRYAFGFPPIRALIIIVALLSLFGMPFTVLLPVFARDILYGGANTLGYLMGASGFGALSGALFLAQRKSVIGLGKVIICTMLIFGLALIAFSFSKMLLLSLVLMLFSGFGMIVTMASCNTLLQTLVDDDKRGRVMSLYSTAFMGMAPIGSMLAGSVAEQIGVGYTLAGCGLLCAVSIIPFAVNRPKLRRMVQPIYERLGIVPEIATGLQSASNLTAPPEER, encoded by the coding sequence ATGGCATCAGTAGGAAAATTGAGTGGAATGTTTCGGGCTCTGAGCTCGCGTAATTACAGGTTGTTCTTTGTGGGGCAGGGTATCTCGCTGATCGGTACTTGGATGCAGCAGATTGCCTTGAGCTGGCTGGTGTACCGCCTCACTGATTCCGTTTTTCTGCTGGGCGCTGTTACCTTCTCCAGCCAAATACCTTCTTTCCTGCTTGGCCCTTTTGCCGGGGTGCTGGCCGATAAGTTTAACCGGCACAAGGTACTGCTTATTACACAGGCGCTCTCCATGCTGCAAGCCTCCACACTGGCGGCACTGGTGCTCACAGGCAACATTGAAATTTGGCATGTACTGGCCCTTAGTGCATTTCTAGGTACAATCAACGGCTTTGATATAGCTACCCGGCAGGCTTTTGTGGTAGAGATGGTGGAGCGAAGAGAAGACCTAAGCAACGCCATAGCACTTAACTCGTCCCTGTTCAACATGGCCAGGCTGGTGGGGCCTACCATTGCCGGTTTGTTGATTGCAGCCGTGGGGGAGGGCCTGTGTATTTTGATAAATGCCGTCAGCTACATCGCCGTGCTGGCATCGCTGTTGCTCATGCGCCTGAAGCCTTTTGAGCGGGTACAGCAGGAGCGTAAGGTATGGCAGTCACTTAAAGACGGATTTCGATATGCCTTCGGATTTCCGCCTATTCGAGCTTTAATTATTATTGTGGCCTTGCTCAGCCTGTTCGGGATGCCGTTTACAGTGTTGTTACCTGTTTTTGCCAGAGATATTCTGTACGGCGGTGCCAATACGCTAGGTTACCTGATGGGGGCTTCTGGTTTTGGGGCTTTAAGTGGTGCACTATTCCTGGCACAGCGGAAATCTGTGATAGGGCTTGGCAAGGTGATTATCTGCACGATGTTAATCTTTGGGCTGGCCCTTATCGCCTTCTCTTTTTCCAAAATGCTGCTGCTCTCGCTGGTGTTAATGCTCTTCAGTGGCTTTGGCATGATTGTGACCATGGCCTCGTGCAACACGCTGCTGCAGACGCTAGTGGATGATGACAAGCGTGGCCGCGTGATGAGCCTTTACTCCACGGCCTTTATGGGTATGGCTCCAATTGGCAGCATGCTGGCTGGTTCGGTGGCAGAGCAGATTGGAGTCGGGTATACTTTGGCAGGCTGTGGGTTGCTTTGCGCTGTAAGTATTATACCTTTTGCTGTAAACCGACCTAAGCTCCGCCGCATGGTGCAGCCCATCTACGAGCGCCTTGGCATTGTGCCGGAGATAGCCACTGGCTTGCAAAGTGCCTCCAACTTAACCGCTCCGCCGGAGGAACGGTAA
- a CDS encoding DUF5329 family protein, whose amino-acid sequence MKSKMKAYVLLNLTLCAAIISAQDCFAQANTLAITEISANQLSEDQKVAHLIQVVSKMEGAMFIRNGSEHSCRQAAEHLESKWEKHRNNVKTAQGFIEELASRSGLTGEPYKIRFADGSIKTTNEVLLLELKQLEQK is encoded by the coding sequence ATGAAATCCAAGATGAAGGCCTATGTGCTGTTGAATTTGACCCTGTGCGCCGCCATAATCTCCGCACAAGATTGCTTTGCACAAGCCAATACACTCGCGATAACAGAAATAAGTGCAAATCAGCTATCTGAAGACCAGAAGGTAGCCCACCTGATACAGGTAGTCTCAAAGATGGAAGGAGCAATGTTTATCCGCAACGGCAGCGAGCATAGCTGTAGGCAGGCAGCAGAACACCTAGAGTCGAAGTGGGAGAAGCATCGGAATAATGTAAAAACGGCGCAAGGCTTTATAGAGGAGCTTGCGTCGCGGTCAGGCCTTACTGGAGAACCCTATAAGATCCGGTTTGCAGACGGGAGCATTAAAACTACAAACGAGGTACTACTGTTGGAGCTTAAACAACTGGAACAGAAATAG
- the trxA gene encoding thioredoxin, with the protein MANKAIEITDSNFDEIINSDKPVLVDFWAEWCGPCRMVGPIVEELAGEYEGKAVIGKVDVDANPQTSAKFGIRSIPTLLVFKNGEVVDKQVGAVPKNVLSQKLDAQMA; encoded by the coding sequence ATGGCTAACAAAGCGATAGAAATCACAGACTCGAACTTTGATGAGATCATCAATTCAGATAAACCAGTGTTGGTAGACTTTTGGGCTGAGTGGTGCGGACCGTGCCGTATGGTTGGCCCGATCGTAGAAGAGCTGGCTGGTGAGTACGAAGGCAAAGCTGTGATCGGTAAAGTAGACGTGGACGCTAACCCACAAACTTCTGCAAAATTTGGTATCCGCAGCATTCCTACGCTGCTGGTATTCAAAAATGGCGAAGTGGTAGATAAGCAGGTAGGCGCAGTGCCTAAAAATGTGCTGTCTCAGAAGCTAGATGCTCAAATGGCATAA
- the dnaE gene encoding DNA polymerase III subunit alpha, whose protein sequence is MPVFSHLHTHTQYSLLDGQASIGALMKKAQADGMPAVAMTDHGNMFAAFNFVNEANKYNVKPIVGCEFYLVQDRHQKTFSKEVKDVRHHQLLLAKDQEGYQNLAKLCSMSYIEGMYSKWPRIDKELLLKYSKGLIATSCCIGAEVPQAILWKSEEEAEEIFKWWLDVFGEDYYVELQRHGLMNIDGTGKSQEDVNQVLLKFAAKYNVKVICTNDSHYVDQEDWNAHDILLCVNTGEDQSTPVGDFHTKYYRFLTDDQKVIYDTVENVRQKYSNNSSIRQMLNRIDEAGPKTRFGFPNDQFYFKTQAEMNELFKDVPESVDNTNEIVDKITPPKLKRDILLPNFPIPPEHADADDFLRHLTFEGAKKRYGEITPEAEERLNYELHIIKTMGFAGYFLIVQDFINRGRDMGVFVGPGRGSAAGSAVAYCIGITNIDPIKYNLLFERFLNPERVSMPDIDIDFDDVNRQRVIDYVVDKYGKTQVAQIITFGTMAAKSSIKDVARSTSLPLAEANELAKMVPDTPGTTLAKAFMENLDLAAIREGNDHRAAVLKLAEKLEGSVRNTGIHAAGVIIAPDDITNYIPVSTSKDADLLVTQFDGKVIESAGMLKMDFLGLKTLTIIKDALELIKKNHGVDINIDDIPIDDEKTYQLYQRGDTIGTFQFESEGMRMYLKDLQPTNIEDLIAMNALYRPGPMQFIPNFINRKHGKEEVEYPHELLEPILNYSYGIMVYQEQIMQTAQILAGYSLGGADLLRRAMGKKDMKKMAEEREKFIKGAAEIHSIPAKKASEVFDVMEKFAQYGFNRSHSAAYSVVAYQTGYLKAHYPAEYMAAVLTNNMNDIKKVTFFIEEARKQGVAVLGPDVNESLLKFNVNEQGQIRFGLGAIKGTGEAAVEAIISEREQNGLYQDIFDFAKRINLRAVNKKTFESMALAGCFDSWELYHRAQLIDIPEGESMSVLEKAVRYGNSYQAEQQAAQQSLFGGSAAVAAPLPKIPEVPVWTQAEMLRREKEVVGFYMSGHPLDQFKLEIDSYCTCPLDRIEEYKNRDVNVAGMVTDVVIRTAKNGNPFALFTIEDYDTSMQMALFGEDYVKFSPYLKMGLYLFIRGKVQLRYKSEDQWELKPQNIQLLGDVMDKMAQGVQLNINLQHFTPNLAEALEGAIVASAGQKRLEITLHVPDEKLALPTYSRKYRIDPKLFLNSIKDMGLGECKLI, encoded by the coding sequence ATGCCTGTTTTTTCGCATTTACACACGCATACACAGTACTCGCTGCTCGACGGCCAGGCCAGCATTGGCGCGCTCATGAAAAAGGCGCAGGCCGATGGTATGCCAGCCGTTGCCATGACCGACCACGGAAACATGTTCGCTGCCTTCAACTTCGTGAATGAGGCCAACAAGTATAACGTGAAACCGATCGTGGGCTGCGAGTTTTACCTGGTACAGGACCGCCATCAGAAAACCTTCAGCAAAGAGGTAAAAGACGTGCGCCATCACCAGCTCCTGCTTGCCAAAGATCAGGAAGGTTACCAGAACCTGGCCAAGCTCTGCTCTATGTCTTACATTGAGGGCATGTACAGCAAATGGCCGCGTATTGATAAAGAGCTGCTGCTGAAGTATAGCAAAGGCCTGATCGCGACCAGCTGCTGTATTGGTGCTGAGGTGCCGCAAGCCATACTCTGGAAAAGCGAGGAAGAGGCCGAAGAAATCTTTAAGTGGTGGTTGGATGTGTTTGGTGAGGATTACTATGTAGAGCTGCAGCGCCACGGCCTGATGAACATCGACGGTACCGGCAAGAGCCAGGAGGATGTGAACCAGGTGCTGCTAAAATTTGCGGCAAAGTATAACGTAAAGGTAATCTGCACCAACGACTCGCATTATGTGGATCAGGAGGATTGGAACGCCCACGATATCCTGCTTTGCGTGAACACCGGCGAAGATCAAAGCACTCCGGTTGGCGACTTCCATACAAAATATTACCGCTTCCTGACGGACGACCAGAAGGTGATCTACGATACTGTGGAGAACGTGCGTCAGAAGTATAGCAACAACTCCAGCATCCGCCAGATGCTGAACCGCATTGATGAGGCTGGTCCGAAAACGCGCTTCGGCTTTCCGAACGACCAGTTCTACTTCAAGACTCAGGCTGAGATGAACGAGCTGTTCAAGGATGTGCCGGAGTCGGTGGATAACACGAATGAAATTGTAGACAAAATCACGCCGCCAAAGCTGAAGCGCGATATCCTGCTGCCTAACTTCCCGATCCCCCCGGAGCATGCCGATGCTGATGACTTCCTGCGCCACCTTACTTTTGAAGGTGCCAAGAAACGCTATGGCGAGATTACGCCGGAGGCTGAGGAGCGCCTGAACTACGAGCTGCACATCATCAAAACGATGGGCTTTGCCGGTTACTTTCTTATTGTGCAGGATTTTATTAACCGTGGCCGCGATATGGGCGTGTTTGTGGGTCCGGGTCGTGGTTCGGCGGCTGGTTCTGCGGTAGCTTACTGCATCGGTATCACCAACATCGACCCGATCAAGTATAACCTGCTGTTCGAGCGATTCCTGAACCCGGAGCGTGTATCAATGCCCGATATTGATATTGACTTTGACGACGTGAACCGCCAGCGTGTGATCGACTACGTGGTAGACAAGTATGGTAAAACGCAGGTAGCCCAGATCATCACCTTCGGTACGATGGCTGCCAAATCGTCTATTAAGGACGTGGCGCGTTCTACGTCTTTGCCATTGGCCGAGGCGAACGAATTAGCGAAGATGGTACCAGACACCCCTGGCACTACCTTGGCTAAGGCCTTTATGGAAAACCTCGATCTGGCTGCCATCCGCGAAGGAAACGACCATCGTGCAGCTGTACTTAAGCTGGCGGAGAAGCTGGAAGGCTCAGTTCGTAACACAGGTATACACGCTGCGGGTGTAATCATTGCCCCAGATGATATCACGAACTACATTCCGGTATCAACATCCAAGGACGCCGACCTGCTTGTAACACAGTTCGACGGTAAGGTGATTGAAAGTGCGGGCATGCTAAAGATGGACTTCCTGGGTCTGAAAACCCTGACCATCATCAAAGATGCACTGGAGCTGATCAAGAAGAACCATGGTGTTGATATCAACATAGATGACATTCCGATTGATGATGAGAAGACGTACCAGCTTTACCAGCGTGGGGATACAATTGGTACATTCCAGTTCGAGTCGGAAGGTATGCGCATGTACCTCAAGGACCTGCAGCCTACCAATATTGAAGACCTGATCGCTATGAACGCCCTTTACCGCCCGGGTCCGATGCAGTTCATCCCGAACTTCATTAACCGGAAGCATGGTAAAGAGGAAGTAGAATACCCGCACGAGCTGCTGGAGCCAATCCTCAACTATTCTTATGGTATCATGGTGTACCAGGAGCAGATTATGCAGACGGCGCAGATCCTGGCCGGATACTCACTGGGTGGTGCCGACTTGCTGCGCCGCGCCATGGGTAAGAAGGACATGAAGAAGATGGCCGAGGAGCGTGAGAAGTTTATCAAAGGAGCCGCCGAAATCCACAGCATTCCGGCGAAAAAGGCTTCGGAGGTATTCGACGTGATGGAGAAGTTCGCCCAGTACGGCTTCAACCGCTCTCACTCTGCCGCTTACTCGGTGGTGGCTTACCAGACAGGTTACCTCAAGGCTCACTACCCTGCCGAGTACATGGCTGCGGTGCTCACCAACAACATGAACGACATCAAAAAGGTGACGTTCTTTATCGAGGAAGCTCGCAAGCAAGGCGTAGCCGTACTTGGCCCGGACGTGAATGAATCTTTGCTGAAGTTCAACGTGAACGAGCAAGGGCAGATTCGTTTTGGTTTGGGTGCGATAAAAGGTACCGGTGAAGCTGCCGTGGAAGCTATTATTTCAGAAAGAGAGCAGAATGGCCTCTACCAGGACATCTTCGACTTTGCCAAGCGCATTAACCTTCGTGCCGTTAACAAGAAGACGTTTGAAAGTATGGCTTTGGCTGGTTGCTTCGATTCGTGGGAGCTGTACCACCGTGCCCAGCTGATTGATATACCGGAAGGCGAAAGTATGAGCGTGCTGGAGAAAGCAGTACGCTACGGCAACAGCTACCAGGCAGAGCAGCAGGCTGCGCAGCAGTCCTTGTTCGGCGGTAGTGCAGCTGTGGCCGCTCCGCTGCCAAAAATACCGGAAGTACCAGTATGGACGCAGGCTGAAATGCTTCGCCGTGAGAAGGAGGTCGTAGGTTTCTATATGTCGGGCCACCCGCTCGACCAGTTTAAGTTAGAGATTGACTCTTACTGCACTTGCCCGTTGGATAGGATTGAGGAGTATAAAAACCGCGATGTGAACGTGGCCGGTATGGTGACGGACGTGGTAATCCGAACTGCGAAGAATGGCAATCCGTTTGCGCTGTTCACCATTGAAGATTACGACACCTCGATGCAGATGGCATTGTTCGGAGAGGATTACGTAAAATTCTCGCCTTACCTGAAGATGGGCCTGTACTTGTTCATCCGAGGCAAAGTGCAGCTGCGTTATAAGTCTGAAGACCAATGGGAGCTGAAACCGCAGAACATACAGCTGCTCGGCGACGTGATGGATAAGATGGCACAAGGCGTACAGCTGAACATCAACCTGCAGCACTTTACACCAAACCTTGCTGAGGCGCTGGAAGGGGCAATTGTTGCTAGTGCTGGTCAGAAACGTCTGGAAATTACGCTGCACGTTCCGGATGAAAAACTGGCGCTGCCAACTTACTCCCGCAAGTATAGAATTGACCCTAAACTGTTCCTGAACTCGATTAAAGACATGGGATTGGGAGAGTGTAAGCTGATATAG
- a CDS encoding STAS/SEC14 domain-containing protein yields the protein MLQLLEQSKEDLVAFRISGNVDRNDYDVMLPVLKERIKQHGKIRVYAEVQDVEDYTLRALWDDIKFDLKHAYDFSKVALVGDQKWVDWLTVMAKPFTSADVKYFDFSQRQLAWEWINV from the coding sequence ATGTTACAACTACTCGAACAATCTAAAGAAGACTTGGTCGCTTTCCGGATTTCTGGCAATGTAGACCGTAACGACTATGATGTGATGTTGCCCGTGTTAAAGGAGCGGATTAAGCAGCATGGCAAAATAAGAGTATATGCAGAGGTGCAGGATGTAGAAGACTATACACTAAGAGCTCTCTGGGATGATATAAAGTTTGACCTCAAGCACGCCTATGACTTTAGTAAAGTAGCCTTGGTGGGAGATCAGAAGTGGGTGGACTGGCTGACCGTAATGGCTAAGCCCTTTACCAGTGCTGATGTAAAGTACTTCGACTTCAGTCAGCGGCAGTTGGCCTGGGAGTGGATTAACGTTTGA
- a CDS encoding DUF6141 family protein: MTNRIILYREKQRFRQFWLWVVVLAVASIFWTGFVYQVLLGGSYGNRPVSDVQLAVLFVLVGLGLPYFFYRMSLTTEVQPGEVRVRFWPFHIKPVKIPLHLVRDYERVTYNPIVDYGGWGIKWGSEGKAFNMSGSEGVKLYFYNEKPLLIGTQQPEELMSAINEAKRGKSDVEA; the protein is encoded by the coding sequence ATGACTAATAGAATCATACTTTACCGGGAGAAGCAGCGGTTCAGGCAGTTTTGGCTGTGGGTGGTGGTGTTAGCTGTGGCATCTATCTTCTGGACAGGCTTTGTGTACCAGGTGCTGTTGGGCGGTAGCTATGGCAACAGACCAGTTTCGGATGTGCAGCTGGCTGTTTTGTTTGTGCTGGTGGGGCTGGGGCTGCCATACTTCTTCTACCGTATGTCTCTTACTACAGAAGTTCAGCCGGGGGAGGTGCGGGTGCGATTCTGGCCCTTTCACATTAAACCTGTAAAAATACCGTTGCACCTAGTCCGAGATTATGAACGCGTTACCTATAACCCAATTGTCGACTACGGAGGATGGGGTATTAAGTGGGGCTCTGAGGGTAAAGCTTTTAATATGTCGGGTAGTGAGGGAGTAAAGCTGTACTTCTACAACGAGAAGCCCCTGCTGATAGGCACGCAGCAGCCTGAAGAACTAATGTCAGCTATAAATGAGGCAAAGCGAGGAAAGAGTGATGTAGAAGCCTAG
- a CDS encoding OmpA/MotB family protein, which yields MKSNFFKASLALVMCSTMMASCVSSKKYEDLQASKEAQERELAASKAKVDELSNSLREREQKLADMERAMNEQQKVLDNLKNEVNAALQGFNQGDLSVSVKDGKVYVSMSDKLLFPTGSTKVNPGGKKAIDQLVSVLKKNQEVGVMVEGHTDDVSVMNGMKYLTDNWDLSVLRATEITRLMTDKGLSPDRITPAGRSFYMPVDAGRTAEAKAKNRRTEIILTPDFTEIYKILGIKA from the coding sequence ATGAAATCCAATTTCTTCAAAGCATCTCTGGCGCTTGTGATGTGCTCTACCATGATGGCATCTTGCGTATCCTCTAAGAAGTACGAAGACCTGCAAGCAAGTAAAGAAGCTCAGGAGCGTGAACTAGCTGCCTCTAAAGCTAAAGTAGACGAGCTTTCTAACTCTCTGAGAGAGCGTGAGCAAAAACTTGCTGACATGGAGCGTGCCATGAACGAGCAGCAGAAAGTTCTTGACAACCTGAAAAACGAAGTAAATGCAGCTCTGCAAGGCTTCAACCAAGGTGACCTGAGCGTGTCTGTAAAAGACGGCAAAGTATACGTTTCTATGTCTGACAAGCTGTTGTTCCCTACAGGTAGCACAAAAGTAAACCCAGGTGGCAAAAAAGCTATCGATCAGCTGGTGAGTGTACTGAAGAAAAACCAAGAAGTTGGTGTAATGGTAGAAGGTCACACTGATGACGTTTCTGTTATGAACGGTATGAAATACCTGACTGACAACTGGGACCTGAGCGTACTGCGCGCTACTGAGATCACTCGTCTGATGACTGACAAAGGTCTGTCTCCTGACAGAATCACTCCAGCTGGCCGTTCTTTCTACATGCCAGTTGACGCAGGACGTACTGCTGAGGCGAAAGCTAAAAACCGTCGTACAGAGATCATCCTGACTCCAGACTTCACTGAGATCTACAAAATCCTGGGCATCAAAGCCTAG
- a CDS encoding DUF421 domain-containing protein: protein MGEYFDIVFGIHDNTLTWWQMSARAVGIFFAALLIIRIGNHRIFGKSSAFDIILGIIYGSILSRAITGNAPFWPTVTAAFTLVLLHKMLAAFAYHTNFMSGFIKGRPKALVKNGNLQTEAMRESSVTENDLTEALRITGCGGGLESIESAYLERSGKISIILKKEQDN, encoded by the coding sequence ATGGGCGAGTATTTTGACATTGTATTCGGCATACACGACAATACACTAACTTGGTGGCAAATGTCTGCAAGGGCGGTAGGGATTTTCTTTGCCGCCCTACTTATTATCCGGATAGGCAACCACCGCATCTTCGGCAAAAGCTCTGCTTTCGACATTATACTGGGTATTATCTATGGCTCCATCTTAAGTCGGGCCATAACAGGTAATGCCCCTTTCTGGCCTACTGTTACAGCAGCCTTTACTTTGGTGTTACTGCATAAAATGCTTGCCGCCTTTGCTTACCATACTAACTTTATGAGTGGCTTTATAAAAGGCCGCCCAAAGGCACTGGTTAAAAATGGTAACCTTCAGACCGAAGCTATGCGTGAGAGCAGCGTAACAGAAAATGACCTGACAGAAGCTCTCCGGATCACAGGTTGTGGCGGGGGACTTGAAAGTATAGAGAGCGCCTACCTTGAACGGAGCGGAAAAATCAGCATCATCCTTAAAAAAGAGCAGGATAACTAA